tataatgctgtttgaaaatcaTTCTGCACGACAACACATCAGAACACATTTTCATCACAGCAAAACAAATTGCTGTGCTAATGCTTCATACCAAGTGACTGCTGACAGTTCTGTATTTCTGTTGTATTAGTGAACCCATTAAATAAACTTGATTTTAGAATATTTCCCGTATTTGATTTCCACAGGATATTTGTGTGTATCTCCTactacaaattatttattttgcctGTATTCCAAATGTTCTCAGTTTAAATTTATATTCTTGCTCTGCTAGCATGAACTGTGACTTCTCTGTCCACCAGATGGAGACATTTGCCTACCACTTTATGTGATATAGTTGCTGCTGACTTCGGTTCTCTGAACCATTTATCTACCCACTGAGATATTCATCAGTTCACATCTGCTCCCGTGCAATCTCAAACACAGAGCTAcgagtgggtttcctccggtaAATGcctctgtttaatttaatttatctttACCCCTTATGAATAGACAAACTTTTATTATTCCTGAAGTCTTAAAAAGGACAAATACAGGATTTATACCATAATGGATCCAACTGTGCTTGCTCTTCAAATTATAACCACTAAGTTTCTCATGAAGGTGCCACTTAAACTTGCATTAGCTTTTTCACAAACTTTTGTGCACTGCAGGGAGCAGTGAGAGGAAACGAAGGTCTAATCATGTTTTGAAACCTCTGTGATTTTGCTGATGCACCATTTTTCTCCACTTGGCAAAGAAGGGGGAGCACTATAAAAGCAACATAAATGTTAACATGTACAGAGagaagtgtagaatttaaatcaatggGAGTTACGATCTATTAGTAAGACCTAATTTAGAATTTTGTGTACAGTTGTGGCATCTTTATTTCAAAACATACATTGCCTCCCTTGAATCAGTACAGATAAGAATGACTAATTATACCATATAATTTGacttaatatatatattaaactaATTGGCTAAAGgtattgaatctttttttttgtcttgtacagagaagactacaagagGACTCAATTGCTCAGATTCCTTGAAGGCACTGAGGAAGTTAGTCAGTGGATTTCTTCAGGACATGTGACTCTAGGCTGAAGAGGAATGAAGACTGAGAACAGAAGGAATGTCTGCAtgcagagggttgtgggagtttgGTACCTGATACCCAGTATGTCACTGAAGCTGATTCCCTGGCACCTTTCAGGAAACAGAGGgataagatcctcagatcagctACTAGCAGCTAAGCAAATATCCTAAATGCTCTGAATTGCTGCCTCTCATTCGTAATCTTCCTTGTGTTTTTATGTACTTAGCATTAGGGATCAGATTTCAATATATTATCCTTATGGTCTTCTCAATCCTCCCTGAAGCAGGTCAACCTTCTTACTAGTCACACCACTGCCTTTTGAAAACACGTTCACAAGGAATAACAACTTCCAAAAATCAGATACTATGTAAGTGTTTTCTGAGTAACAGTTAGTTTTGGCCTAACCTGCTTGGTCATAGGTCAAGGAGGCTGTGACCCTCATGCTATGTACAGTAAGGGggagctgcaaaggtggagatggggtatAGGAGGGATGCATGAGACAAAGTGCAAAAAGAGATGTTTGGGTtagatagatatactgtacagttaatgTTGGGAATCATTATGGTTTagaacagctgggtgagactgATTTGTTGTCATTATCCCAAACTTTAGCTAAAGTCAACATTAGGATTCTCTACAGAAAACCAATGGGTGAGATTTCTTTCTGGGAAAAGCTTAGCAAAtcatacaaaatgtataaaCTGAAGGAAGGCTGTTTATCACATTATTGTAGCTATTTCCTGTGGCAATTCATTAAAGTCAGGATTCAGTTCAGATTTACAAAAATCTATAATAAGCTTGATTGTTCTTCATTTAGGAAGAAAAACACCAATTTATATACTACGAGAAAGTGACAGCTTCTCACTACCATATAACATAACATATACAAATACATGACCTGAAAATTTTTCTTACATGACACTTACAGTAGGTATTGACTGACTTGGCTGGGTAGCGCCAGGGAGAACCATTTGTCATAGGATTCCTGCCAATTCCTTAGCCATGTGCGGAGCGGTGGCActttggctaaggatctgtgcctgtggctggaaggttgctggttcaactCCCACaggcggcagaggaatcctgctctgttgggtccttgagcaaggcccttaaccccaactgctccaggggcaccgtaaaAATGGCTGACCCAGTGCTCTGAccacaagcttctctctccctgtctgtgtatctcatggagagcaagacgGGGTATGCAAATAGtcaaattcctcatgcaaggaattatatatggccaataaagtgatcttataattCAGCGTGCAGCCTAAAACAGACTGACACCTAGCAAAGCAACCCAAGTGGATGCTGGGGATGATGGACTCTGAAAATCCCTTTGAGTATGAGAAACGATTAAACCACTACTGTCTCTCCTTGCTGAGGCCGTTACAAGAAAATGGGATTGAAGAAAAAGGATGTGTTTATCTGAGGTTGAAATCATAGTGTGATTTAGACGTATGATTAAAGGGACAAATGGATGACAGACACTTAGGCATTACTATACTATGGTGCTCTCTTGCTTTATTCCTAACATAGGAATACAAAAATGCAGATGTGTAGTTGTGTGGGAGAGAGGAGTGGGAGAATGGTGAATTAAATAAATTGGGAACACGAAAACAGAAGAGGAAATTCTAACAATGAAGGGACCTACCATGAAGTGCCTTCATGAGCTCATTCCAGTATgtcaatatatttttacaaagccCAGCCTTCTCAATACAAATTGCTTTTGTAATATTGACATAACTGTCTGACAGAAATCTACCACTATGGTATTatcttatttatattatataatacataTGGAAAATAAACCAACCAACAAATCAAACTAATGTGCTTTACCACAATGTTGTGAGCTATCTAATTATTTGTGAttgtttatttgattttaatgtGCCTATGTTTTTCTGATCATAGTCTGTTACAGTGCATCTATAACTAACTAATTTTCATATCTTTTTAACTTACAATGCTCTTCAAAACTAATTGGACTACTTTAAcactttgaattttaaaatttgaagtTATTGTGACCCCAATCTAAAGGTTTATTGAAATCATTGGGATGAATGTGaagtatgcttttgttctaATATTACTAAATGTTTATATGAAATTACCCAAAAGTAAAATGGATACTATCTTGTACATATTATTcacattaatatcattattaaaagTACAAATGTATTGACTGTAAgacaaaaataagttttgacTTTGCTTCTGCAATACTTTTGGAGGGCACTGCAGCATAGTTGAACAAGACAAACTGAGCTAAAAAAAGACCAAGATAAATGCAACATATCTCCAAAAATTGGGTCTTGTCTATGGCGTGGGATTCATTCTCCACTTCAAGGAACTAGGTTTTCcggtggagaaaaaaaacaaccgaGAAACTGTACAGCAGTCACAAAGTATCTTGCTCTGAAATAAAACAAGCACTGttccatatttactgtatgaataAGAAATTGTAACACCAGGCCAAAATTCAAATAAGACCACTAATGTTATTCATAACTAATAAGAAAATGCATGTTTATGCTACATAATTAATATTGCAAGCATCATTTGATTCATCAGGTTTGAGTTACTGTTCATGATCAAATTCAATTGACTTACTGTAGATACCATCAGTCTATCATTCTCTTTGTATGCCAGAATGGCAGAATGTTGAATGGAAGACTATGACAGGCAGAGCAGCTCAaattacactgtgctgtgtggaGGGAGACTGGCCTGCCTGGAATCCCCACTTTGACTTGGTTccgaaaagaaagaaaaatggcaGGGTCTTGTTTTGTGCACTACAGCCATTATCACCTCTCAGCTGTTAACTCATGTTGATCTGGTCACGTTCTGTGGCTAActctttttatttaacaaatatgTACACCCACAGGCAATACACTATCGCCAAATCACAGTTTTGCTTTGATATGCATATTTCAGTCAGCTGTGTCTAAAATTCAAATAAGGTTTCTTTTATTTGTGCGTTTGATAACAAGGATATGGTATACTAAAATATTCAATATACAGGAGTAATACAGTATAGGCTGAAGAATCCATTCTGAAGATCTAGGATTTAAATACAGACTGACACTTATAACCTATACTAAGATATTACCTTGGTATGTTAAAAACCTGAAAAGATCACCTACTGTAGTGcataaacaaacacacacaatctCGGGTTATGTTATGAAGAGGAACCTACATTGTCACATGGAGTCTAGATTTTCCTTTTCCGCAGCCACAATGTAGACTAATTACTTTTACTTTTAGTTGTTATTCCATATACAAGTCTCGATGTGCAAGCCATTCTAGTTCTATAATTTAACTATAGTATTTGGatgatatattttaaacaagacgactcaaaaagaaagatgtgcgtggataataagaaaaatacaaaacccCAGCGTCTTAAGACGCCCGTAAATGATTTTAGAGTAATTTTCAGCTTGACAAGAGAGGTAAGACATTTCCCGCTAAATCAGTTCCGTGTCAAGAAAGGCAGAACACCTGTTGTAAAAAAGTCGTTCCAAATAGTTGAAATATACATCTTATCTTTCCAAACGCGTAAGCACTGTCAAAATGACAGGGATTTCCCCCAAGTGATGTCTTCCTCTCTGCAAACACAGCTGAACGCACGCTGCATGATGCTCAGACATGAAGTGATGGCAAATATCAATTTTTGAGTCAGATTATCTCATGAATGAAAACAACTTCTGCATCAACTATTCagagaaatgtgaaaaatacatatttggCGTGTCACTATATCGAAACGATAtgcaacaaaaccaaaaaagaacaaaaatgtacattttttactCAGCATCCTTATTCTTTCCCACACGCAAACGTGACCAGAACTTTGGCTTGCCCACAGTAACCCACAGCTGTGCGGAAATGACACAGCAGGCGAGTGCCGTCACGTCACTCGAGAGGGCACAGACAAGAAAAACACGGCGGACAGTAACACGGACGACACTCAGGCGTGTAAAAAATATACCGTGATGCGAGGAATCGGACATGCTCGCCGAATTTATTAGTTTGCAGGCTACGCCAGTGTTCGAAGGTGAGTTCGGAACTACTCAATGCTTTAGCGCTGTGCAATAAAtcaaagaggggaaaaaactcGCCCGTAGATCTTTTTCCTGCCGCGTCACGCAAAGAGAATTCCATTATTAAAACAGAacccaacaacaaaaaaagaccaAGTGGGCGTGGGGTGGGCTTCTGCACTGTCGTTTTGGGTACGGATCGTGCTCTGGAACATCTGTATCCCAAGTTTTATGTcgtagaaaatatgaaaaaagtgcGATGAGAGGATATCCCTCTCGGGTTGTTGCGGTTCGTGGGTTGCTAGTGGAAGAATGAGGAAGTGGAGTGGTCTGGAGTCTGGCGAGTTTCATCTGTGTGCGTGTGAGTGGAGTCACAGCGCCTCCACGGCTCTGCTGAGGAGATCCGCTTACTGCAGCGCCAGTACAGAATAGAACGTACTGGTGCTGCAAAGGGTCATGTTTCAGTTGGGGAGCCCTTCATAACATTTAAATAAGAGTAACTAGAGGAAAAAGGTCACATTTATGACCGATTTCTGGGTTTAGGGGATCTGTGCATAATATATCGCAAATCTTAACTTGAAGAACATGTTATAAATATCCTTTTTTGTTCGTGTTTAAGCAGCCGACATCATGTTTTGATATgcttaaaatgtcaaaaaatattttaaattcaaaacagAAGCACAAGCACATGACTTAAGCTTACAGTTACCAAACTGTATAATGAACATTAGCAAAAAGCTCGTTAAACACTCCTGTACTAAAAACATACGTTGCAATTAACTATATTTGTTAGGTCAAAGAATTATAATACCGTGCTTACGAGGATAACGGTATTTTTCCTACTGTAATAAATTACCTTGTAAAACACGTTCATACAATCAACTCCAACAATATAATTATCAAATTCTATGCCAGCTGAGTTGTCAAACTTTGAGCTGTGAAAGTAGGCTTTGCAGACAAATGTGAACCGGTTTATTTCTGTAATGGGCAAGAACTGTTGTATTGTATCCTTTTGTTACTATTAACAGGTGCGATATTTTTGTTATGATTCCATAGGCTCATTGCGTGCCAAATTACCCGCAGTccacaaaaaaacagctgaaaattTTAATGCtgcttatttttgtgtttttaaagacaGAGGTCACGTACGAAATAAACCCAAATATTGAAATTCACCATGATGAAGACTTACATTGAGATGCACCATTTTGTGTTGGCAGTTTAGGGGGAGTTAGTCATAATTGAAATAAATTCTCATTCTGGAACATATAAAAATTATGTTTAAGAATGACAGTAGTCCAAGTGTAACCGACATTCTGTTTGCAAATCTGCTTTTGacatatttgtgttttcttgGATTATATTGTGCAGTACTACGAAATACTTTGAGTTCAGGGAGAGAGAAATCATAAAATGTgtataaataaagaaatctttaaaactaaaaccaTGTGCTGTGTGTAACCCGTGATTGAAGAGAATTGGCTTAGGGTTACAGAACTATTGTAGTATCTCTTAGGTCTTTGTTGTTACCATCTTCAAAAATTGAGTCCAGTAAAGATCTGCCACGGGCATTTGTGGGCATATTCTGAAGGCCTTAACAGAGAAAGTTAAATATGAAAGAAATTTGAAATTTCTGGCATTTCTACTGCGGAATAAATAAGCACATAACATAACTCAAGAAactgaaggtttattccatgctgtaaagaaaagagacacaatatttcggctgtgaagccttcttcaggtgacacctgaagaagacacaACAATGTtcccttcagcatggaataaacctttacctgtgcCTCACTATTTTTATAGATTCATCTATAAGGCCATGGTATCATAGATATTGTTTTAGATCCTCAGAACCACACCAAAATGAAATGCATATGATTAACACACAAAATAGGCTCAGCTAGTTCTCACCATTGAATGTTATTTTTCGGCCTAAGTTCATACATAAATACAACATGAAAGTGGAATTTAGGATTCTAGCCTGCATAACACCAGTACTGTTATGTCATAAGTGAGAAGTACATGAATGTGGTTTTACAAAAGGCCTGAAACCTTGATCACATTGGTGATGATGATTAAGATGAAAGGGACTACAGTACGTAGTTCAATGTCAGTAAAGTTCTGTAGGCGAACTGTGATTCAGTGTTGTGCGTTTGTGGTTGATGTCATTTTAGGTCATGAACTGTTCTGAGCATGGGGAGACGTCAGATGGTGAGGCATCAGAGACAGGTAAGCATGTTCATCATCTGACCCTGTCGCGTGACAAGACTGAAGGCCTGTGTGCTGTAGGTGTTTCAGTGCTACCAATAGAAACAATGCAAATAATCTACAATACAAGGACCGGCTACTGCATAAGGATTCATCATTCAAACCACAGCTTGTGGGGATACACATCCTTGTTTGTCAAGAGATTTGACGAAAAGCATGGGTAGgatttaaattaaatccttGGGGATAGATCctcattataataaaaaaaacttttgaaatcCGTCCATTATCAGAAGGCCACTCCTTGAAGCCAAGGGTGTGTGCAAGGTAACACCCCGCACAGGATTCCAGTTCATCTTAGGGTACTCGGACTCAGAGAGGCGGATAATGCCGGCGTCACACTACATGACTTTTCTTAGGATTTCCAGTCGTAGCCTTCATTTACAGAATTCTAAGAAAATCACAGCGAGTTGTAGAGTTGCAGTACGCACCCGTTACCATCAGTTGTGTAGTGCGACACCCCCAGCAACTCAGTCATAGCACTTAACAGCCCCTAAGACTCTGCGTATGATAAGTTGATGTTACGAtgttacattttttcaagatCTTTACGTGCTTGTCCTCCGTGTTGTTTGTGCGGTGCCCCTCCTCTTATTCCGGTGTGCTCCACATTGTTTGGCTGCCAAAATGAGGCGACCTCGCGGTAATTTTGTGGCACAATACGAGATTTGGAACCGTGACAAAAAGTTGCAAGGGAATCTTGGAATTAGTCACAACCCGCGATTCCTGGTCGGATAATTTGACTCCCTCTAGGATAGAAAAGGCAGCgagattcagcaactgcagtcgtgaaatttgacatgctctccGACTAGAAGTCGTGTCGAGTCATGTAGTGTGacgccggcttcagagacaccaGTTAATTATCCCCCATGTCTGgccagtgggaggaaactggcaCTTACTCAGTGCAGCCACTCACAAACATGGGAGAAGATGCCAACTCCACACCGAAGGTGCTCCGGtttggaatcgaacccaggaccctagAGCTGTGAGGCTAACCACCATGCAGCCCCCTGTTTAAATCATTTCAATGAAACTGGGATCTCCTCTGTCCAGGCTCTGACTTGCACCctcatactgtaccttaaaaTCTTTAGCTGCAGTGCTTTCATAAATTTTAAACTTCATTTAAAAGACTTAAATCTTTGCATAACTGCTTGTAGGAACAGTATTTTTAATCTGACATTTCGGATGAATTTGTTCACTTCAAGTTTGCCGGTTATTTTGTGGAATTATTTGAGTAGTTTGAAAATAATGATGATGTTATGCTTTGAGTGTTGCATGTAACATTACTGTTTGCAAGACTCTTATATTAATATGCCAGACCAATAATTGGTTTTGCACCAAATGACCTAAGTGTGTTATTGTCtaaaccagtggttctcaaactgtggtacacctacctgcagtggtacgtggagtgccgccaggtggtacgccacatgaccctggaactgtgttgtgtgcgctgaaaaatcgggacgggttttcatattttctattttaagatgtatcgaatacgcagcctacgtactacgatacagcgcgcgctaatacttgagtggacagaGCAATGTAacgtaattctataccactctataggaatgcatgctatGAACGTAAGTGACCAATATGATGAAATATGATCATCAAGAGCAGGGACACCTAATGAGCCAAAAAAGGGACAAAGTGATTCTTGCAAACGGCCTGCTCTGTATATACAGCAGAAGGATCATGGCTGTGAAGGACTATTGTTCCTCCTGTTTTCTAATCACGTTTTCTGCTATACCCAGGCAAAACATATTCCTTGTGATGCATCAAGCGCTCATAGTTTTATCATGTTAAACTTTAAGGTCCAAAACCTATAGATGATAAAACATGGTCCCTAAAACAGAAGCAGTTCTTTAATGCTGAAATAGCCCCGTGTTCAGGTACTGCCCACTGAGGAAAAGAATGACTGTGTTTGCGTGCTTCTCGGCAGAAAGAAGACCCCTGCGCTGTGTGAAAATGGAGAGACTCATGGAAGAGGCAGCTATCGAGTGGTCCGCAGGCTGCAATACACCTGAAGGCAGCATGGAGAAGGTGCTGTGCAGCAGTGTGGAGACGACGGGCAAGAGGGCCAACACCCAGATTGTTGTAGACAGCCCGAGCAGTGAGCAAGAACAGCCCACCAGCGTAAAAAGACAGAAAGTTTCAGCAGAGGTAAGTGGGAAGAACACCAGTCAGGCAGTTTTCCTGAATCCCAGTTCAGTCATTCCACGTCTTCAGCAGTGGTTTCATGCTGCATAACGCTACAGCAGAAGAACttagtgaaagaaaaagaaaactggcTGTGCTGGCAGCCTTTTTCAGCATTGGTCAGGGTTATTTATTTTATGCCGATTCTAGATAAAAGCAGAAGAGTCATGGGAGGTTACACAAAAATAATCGGCAGAGATGTGTGTACATGCTAGATAAGCTTCACATTAAGTTGTGCttgtaaatgaaatgtttcatgCCACAACATAACGAATTACACATCTGGAATCACACTCCTTTTGAAGGAAAACCCTTGTCTTTTAGAGCGGAAAAATAATTCTGATTGAAGATGATTGGTAATGTACCATAAAACAACACttcgacacacacacacaaatgatTTCAGCTTGCATCAGAAAGCCAGTTTTTGTCATGGggtgttaatttgttttttactttgaaggGGAGTAAAAGCACAGACCACCCGCAGGAAGTTCAGACAAGCACAGACTACACAGGCAAATCGAAGACTTCACTTGTGATGTCACCCGGTGAGAACAAGGACTCTTCTACCGAGAAAACAATAGCATCTTACAGGAAGCCTCTGTAcagcatttcacacaaaatcacagaaaagaaaaacgcTTCTGGCCTTGATCAGCATTCACTGCACGAAGCTGGAGACCGAGGGAACTACAGCAGCCTTTTATTTCCCAAAATCACTGGGGAACCGAACaggagggagcccagcatagCCATGGCTGCCACGAGCAGCGAAAGCGAGTCTAACATTTATTCTTTgatagaaaaaatgttttttattctcaACACGCTGAACTCCAGCATGACCCAGCTTCATAGCAAGGTAGACTTGCTTTCGCTGGAAGTGACGAGAATTAAGAAGCGGATCAATCCCTCCGAGCTGGTCGCCGAGTTTCAACCCCCCGCCGAGTACCAGCTGAACACCGAGGAGCTGAAGCAGATCATGGATCAGACCTCGTCGGCGGGGGAGCTGGCCTGCAGGCTGCTTGTGCAGCTTTTCCCTGAGCTTTTCACAGTGGAAGACTACAACAGGAACTGCAACGCCTGTGGGATAGTGAGCAAGAAGAAACTGGATTCGCTTCATTTGCAGCTAATCCGCAACTACGTGGAAGTCTGCTACCCCTTGGTCAAGAACGGGAGCGTCTGGCAGGTGGAGTGCTTGCCTCAAATCAATGATTTTTTCAACCGGTTCTGGGCGCAGAAGGACATGGAGAGTGGACAAGTGTGTAAGAAGGTGACTCCGGGAGCTCATGGTTACGAGCCCGATCAGAGCCAGAGCTGTCACTACATCGATGACGAAGGGCAGGATGAGAGCCTGTCATTGGATTCGAGCAACAACATTGCTGCCTCGGATCTAATGCTGGATGCCCAGGACGTTGTGGAATATCTTGATGAAGTGTCTTCTCCTGGGGATTTTGCAGTTTTCTTAATGCACCGCCTTTTCCCCGAGGTCTTTGAACAAGGAAAAACAATGGAGGGCTACACTTGTTACAGCGGTATGGGGAAACAAATTCTCGATTCTGATCGGCTCGAAATAATCCGGAAGTACATGGAGGCGTACTTTCCAGATATTCAGGAAGAGAGCTGGCTTCAGCTGTGCATGCAGAGGATGGAGGAGGAGTTGGAAAATGCACATGGAAATGGGAGCGAGTCTGAAAATGCCAGGGATGAGAGCTATGATTCGTCTAGTTTACCTGATGATGTATCGGTTGTAAAAGTTGGGGACTTCTGTGATTATGATAAACCAGGTCGAAGATCCAAGAAAATCTGGTTGGTTCCAATCGATTTCGATAAAATCGAAATACCACCTCCGGATTTCGAAGTCCCTCTGCAATATGTGCTTACAAAAGACCAGATTAAGAATAACTATGAGTGCAGCCTGTCCATTGGGAACTTTGCCTCCCGCTTGTTAGTTCTGATGTTTCCTGAGCTCTTCACTTACGAAAACCTGAGGAAGCACTACAATTGCAGTGGGTCCCTGGGCAAAAAGCAGCTGGATCCTGTCCGAATAAAACTGATCAGACATTATGTGCAGCTGCTCTACCCTCGAGCGAAGAATGACCGGGTGTGGACGTTAGAGTTTGTTGGTAAACTGGATGAAAGGTGTCGTCGAAGAGATACCGAGCAGAGGCGCTCCTATCAGCAGCAGCGCAAGGTCTACATTCCGGAACCGGAACACCAAGACTTTGTTGGCTGCCAGCTGAACCCAGATCGATTCCGAGAGGAGTTTGAGGTGCCTCCTTTGCCCCCAGAGAGGAGCACGAAAGATTTCTGCAAAATCCCCCTGGAGGAGTTAGCCGTGCCCTCTCCCGATTTCCCCGTGCCTCCTGTTTACCTCCTCTCGGATACAGAGATCAGGGAGATTGTCCAGCAGAGCTTGTCTGTTGGCAACTTTGCAGCTCGTCTTCTAGTGAGACTCTTTCCAGAGCTGTTCACGCAAGAAAACCTCAGACTGCAGTACAACCACTCTGGTGCCTGtaacaagaaacagctggacccgGTTCGACTGAGGCTGATCCGCCACTATGTTGAAGCTGTTTACCCTGTGGACAAGATGGAGGAGGTCTGGCATTACGAGTGCATACCTAGCATTGATGAAAGGTGTAGGAGACCTAATAGAAAAAAGTGTGACATACTGAAGAAAGCTAAGAGAGCCAATACTGTATCATATTTATGAATGTcaacatatttatataaaacatataatttGCACATGTTCAAAATGCACAAGTACATAAGCTTAAGTGTGAGTTAAATGAAAGTTATAGTACTACATTGGCTAATGCCAGAGTattataattttcattttatctaTTGTAGAAATCTTATGCCAAATTAATAGTTTTAGCAAATTCTAACCTTTTATGTGTCTAGTATTTTACGTGTCCTTGTTACGCTATTGTCAGACTTGAAGCTGGAGTAACTTTTAGTTCTTATGGACATTAATAATGCAACAAGCATTGGGTTTTTCTtatacaggagaaaaaaaaacattattttgc
This genomic window from Lepisosteus oculatus isolate fLepOcu1 chromosome 2, fLepOcu1.hap2, whole genome shotgun sequence contains:
- the bend3 gene encoding BEN domain-containing protein 3; this encodes MNCSEHGETSDGEASETERRPLRCVKMERLMEEAAIEWSAGCNTPEGSMEKVLCSSVETTGKRANTQIVVDSPSSEQEQPTSVKRQKVSAEGSKSTDHPQEVQTSTDYTGKSKTSLVMSPGENKDSSTEKTIASYRKPLYSISHKITEKKNASGLDQHSLHEAGDRGNYSSLLFPKITGEPNRREPSIAMAATSSESESNIYSLIEKMFFILNTLNSSMTQLHSKVDLLSLEVTRIKKRINPSELVAEFQPPAEYQLNTEELKQIMDQTSSAGELACRLLVQLFPELFTVEDYNRNCNACGIVSKKKLDSLHLQLIRNYVEVCYPLVKNGSVWQVECLPQINDFFNRFWAQKDMESGQVCKKVTPGAHGYEPDQSQSCHYIDDEGQDESLSLDSSNNIAASDLMLDAQDVVEYLDEVSSPGDFAVFLMHRLFPEVFEQGKTMEGYTCYSGMGKQILDSDRLEIIRKYMEAYFPDIQEESWLQLCMQRMEEELENAHGNGSESENARDESYDSSSLPDDVSVVKVGDFCDYDKPGRRSKKIWLVPIDFDKIEIPPPDFEVPLQYVLTKDQIKNNYECSLSIGNFASRLLVLMFPELFTYENLRKHYNCSGSLGKKQLDPVRIKLIRHYVQLLYPRAKNDRVWTLEFVGKLDERCRRRDTEQRRSYQQQRKVYIPEPEHQDFVGCQLNPDRFREEFEVPPLPPERSTKDFCKIPLEELAVPSPDFPVPPVYLLSDTEIREIVQQSLSVGNFAARLLVRLFPELFTQENLRLQYNHSGACNKKQLDPVRLRLIRHYVEAVYPVDKMEEVWHYECIPSIDERCRRPNRKKCDILKKAKRANTVSYL